CCAGCATGAGGGCTGGCTATGGTAGAAAAAGCTTCATTGTTTTGAAGGCCTGAGATATTTTACAGGCTAAACATATTTCTCAATAGTTTACATATATACTAGAAAATAGAAAAGGACACAAAATAGAAAATCCAATATATCTTAACCACTAATTCATGTTCTAAAAGTATTCAAAATTTCAAGCGATTTGTTTAAATAGAATCACAATCAGAGTGTGTCTATTGTGTAGGGTGCAGGTTGGTCTTCACACTTAGTAGATTTGCAAATGTCAAAAAGCAGGGTTGAGAGCCTAGAGACAAAGGCGAGATGTAGGGAAACTTAATCTTAAATTGGGAAATGACCAAACATcccttaaattttttgaaattggaTACATCGGAGGTTAAAAAGGAGCATTACAAACCATAACCATTTAGCGGCTGCTAAAAGGCTATTTCTCCGTAATTAGCGGCAACTACGGCAAAGTGCAGACAGCTAGTGTTACCGCTGTGTCGTGGGACTTTCCACTCCGCTATAGTACTATTCACAAGATAGGCATATATAATCCATCAGTTTGTATTGTGGTAGTTTGTTTATTCATGATAAGATAGGTATTTGAGCATCCCTTACTAACAGCTCAAGTTCCATGCATGAAGAGAGATATCTTGCTAGATaatatttgaagttttttttgaGTGACTTAGCATGGAACCGATAATTGTTGTTTGTCTATCAATTTGCACCTTATGCATCTTATCTTGTgtgttttcttttcttgaaaTTATTGTCAATATacatttgctaataaaaatggtaTTTGGTCATTGCAGGTTCTAAATTGCCACGAGTCTGCCATTTACATCCTAGCACCTTTGAGATACGCCACCATCTACGGATGTTCAGATGCGACAATATTTATTGGAGCAGTTGGAAAGGTGACAACTAGTAACCTTGTCTCTTGTTTCTAAAAGCAGCATAATGAGTCTATACATATACAAACAACAAAATGGAACCTGTCTTCCTATCAAAACGagtaaaataaaatgcaatAGTCATATTTATGGTAAGATAATATACAAGGAATATGGTAGTGTTATAATCCAGGAGCAGTTAGGAATTAGAGGGAGTAATTTGTGTAAACAGAATAAGTAATAATAGTCATTCAGTACATTTGGTATTGTGAGTAAAGGGTGACCTCTTGGGGGAATTCCATTCCCATCTCTTGTTCAATTTTTGTAATACActattattgttttaatttttcctATTTTAGTTCAATTTCTTGGTTTTGATATGATAATTTTTCAGTGGGCTTCAAATGAAACATGTTCCCTATGTCTTTCTATTAGATACTGTCTTATCAATGTAACATGGGTTATCATTAATTCTTGTGGAATACTATAGCCAACACATACTTAAGGTAATTATAGCGTCCATTGTATGATGGCTTGATTTGACTGATTGTTTCTTCTCTTTCCATTTATTCATGCACTTCTGATAGGTTAGTAAGAAGATTCCCATGCGTTTAAGGAAATAAACATTAAGATTTGAGCAATATAAATATTTCTTCATTCTAATTCTTCTTAACGTATATGTGCatcttattatttttcttgaagATATAACCTTCGCTTTGTCATGCGTGTGTGAATCCCATAGGAAGTGACAGAAACTCTGATTGTTTTTGCACACAAGGTTGGCATTAGTATTCAGTTTTCAACTTTTTATTAGGTCAGGTACCTTTTTTAAGCACACACTCACAAAAATATTGCTTAATGCTTATGTACagtatttctctcttctctcaaaGTGTACATATTTCCCTTTTCGTGAATCTGTACATGTCAGTGACTGACTATACTGATATCTGGTTGATGTCAGTTCTAGAGCTCATCTGCAGACAGTTTATAGATGATATAAAATTACTTAACATTCTAATTCAAAAGATATATTACTTGCTTATCATATTAAAAACCATTTTATATAATCCGCATATGGTGTTCGCAATGTTGGGTGAGATTTGGTAACTAGGAGGCATTTTACTGATCTTTTGACAACCACAAGTGTTAGAATAGCTTGTGCTAATTTGGAAGGAAAGAAGTTGACTCCAATTTTTCTTTCACAGGCTGTGAGAGTAGAACACTGTGAACGAGTTCATGTGATTGTAGCAGCAAAACGAATTTGTATTGCTAACTGCCGTGAATGTGTATTCTTTTTGGGAGTGAACCAGCAACCCCTTATTGTCGGTGATAACCATAAGTTGCAGGTGAGCTTCATAATTTACTGTTGCTTGATATATGAAGTTTCTAGCCATTTTTTATGAGATTGTAACCATTGAATTTCGGAATTATGTTTAGGGTTCATGTGATGACCCTATTGAAAATGACATGATTACTTTGTGATGTATCTATGTGGCCTATCTGATATAACATAACACTGCAGAGGTGTTTATTATTGCTACTTTTTCTTGGTTATAGAGACTATAACTTAATGTTTTGACTGTTTTCGGAAATCTAACCTTTTCTTGTGTTGACGCTGACTTGATGTCAAGAATATATTTCAGATGTCATGATTTCAATGTCGTAACATCTTTTTATCATTTGGATGTCATCCGCTGTTACTCATTACAAATTTATTGTTTACTGCCAATACTATTCAAGTATTTTATGAAATCGCTAGTACAATCAAATCACACGACAGTGACacttgaaataaaataattgaattgtATATTGGTGTACTCTGGTCTTGTTTGTGGATCTTACTGTATATTGGTGTACTCTGGTCTTGTTTGTGGATCTTACTTGTAGGCATATGAAATGTGCCTGAGCTTCTAGTATTTTGTTTATAGTACTAGCTTATAATATGTGTATATTTTTCTGTTAAGTCTCACTCTTCTCAAATGTATTCACTGTTTGGAAAATTTCCTCTCTTAATATTTACAGGTGGCTCCCTTTAATACCTTTTACTCCCAGTTGGAGGAACATATGAATGAAGTTGGAGTTCTGCCCACAGTGAATCGTTGGGATGAACCTATAGCATTGGGAATAGTTGATCCCCATGATTCACTATCTCATCCAGCAGGTGTCTCCGATGTTCAAACTGAGTCTGCTACTAGGGTGGACCCTGATCAGTTCACTAATTTTGTGGTATGAATGTCATTCTTTTATACTGACTTATGCGGCAAGTGAAGATTTTTTTAGATAAAGTCACATTTAATGGATTTCAGTATGATCACTATGGGGATGAAGAATGTTTGAGGTCCATATTTCTTTCTTATATGTCTACTCTAGTCACATACTCTGTCCATATTGTTGTGCAGATTCCAAACTGGCTTGGAGGAGAGTCCACCGGTTCTACAAAAGACAACCCATTCACATTACCAGAGGCTTATATGGCATCTCAGCAAAGAAATGTATGTTACAGTTTCAATTGATAAATACATCGGCAATTGGATTTATActttattttgaatgaaattgtATCGTCTCACAGGAAAAGAATCTAGGGGAGATAAGGCAACTGTTACGAGAAGCACCTTTAGAAGAAAGTCGTAAACGAGAATTGTCGTCTGCACTTCATGTGTATTTTAAGGACTGGTTATATGGTAACACTTTTCTTGCTTTCGTAGTTGCCTTTAATTCTAACATATTGACTTTTAAATCTACAAGGAATACTACTCTATCTTTGCATGTTAGCACTTTGTATGTCCTTGAAACTTGGACTTGTTCTGTACCAACCATTCTGTTTCTCTTGCAAAAGTTGTGACAATTTCTTTGGTACCTGATGTGGAACCTCCTACAATGTTGACCATCGTGGTACCTGTTTCTCTAGCAAATTCTTTGGTACATGTCATGTGGAACCTCCTACTACAGATCAATCATTGAGTTTCACTCAACAATCACACAActgttaatatattattacaattTAATAGGGGTAGCATGGAGtaatcttttctttcttttttaattgatattgcATTCAACTTTTGGATGAAATTGTTTAACATCTCACATAACTCATGATTCGTGATCTCTTCTTAATCAAACGACCCTTTTTATTTTCTATCTTTTATGATATGACATATTTAATTAGCCATGTCTTTAAACAAGATTCAATGGTCGTTTTTTCATTAGTATCCAGTAACCTATGGCTTTTAATGGATTTAAATTTTTGGTACGTAAGGAACCCCTGCATCCGGTTGTGCAGATTGATTGGGAGTTACCTTTCTATGTTCCCTTAATCAAGTTCTCCATGTTTATTTCATAGGATAGCATAAATTTCAGATATGTTACAGTTTacagttttcttttttttcttcaaagctAACAGATAATGCTAAGAATTTGTTTTCTATTGTGACAGCTTCTGGTAACATTCGTCAGCTTTACTATCTACAAGGAGATTGATATTTGACTGACAGAAGCATTTGGCACAGTTAAAGATGGTACAGCACCAATGTTTCTGATTTCCTTTTTTGAATCTCCTCTTCATTTTCTCTTGCCAATTCTGTTGGCTCCCTAGGTATATCCGAGATCAGACGACATAAATTAGAATGCCCACCTATTTATGCCGTGAGATCACCGGTGCACAGAATGGAAATACAGTTGCTAATCtgattgtaatatttttttgtttttgttttgtgaaaataattacTGTAATATTTTGTTAGCCTAAATTAATGGCCGTTGTGAAAAATAATTCCATATTTAATTAATGGCCAAGCATATTGAATGTCTTCCAACTTCGAGTCTCTCAATTCAATTAAACCTTCCCGGAATTTCTGTCGTGTCCTCTAGCTATGTAAATTCACTGTGTAGCATTAACATGATTTGTTTACAGGCCGTATGGGTTGTAGAGATAGCTTTAGGACAATATATTGCTATtctctgtatttttttattcttcttttttgatGATGTTGATGGTTTTTTCTTCTGCAATTTATACCGAGTCATTTTATGCTCATAGAAACTAAAGTATTTGTCTTTCATTAATGTCGAGGTGGAGATGGAAATGGTGGTAAGAATTGCGTAATAGTGAGATGCTACTGGCACCATGTTAATTTGAGTTTTGTGTTGATGAGTTGTTCACATAATAAGAATCGTTTCAATTGAAAATAAAGATAaacaaaacctaaaaaaatacAGAACAATGACAAAAATAACAATCAATGACTTTGAAATTATTTAGTAAAATGCTTCATCTTTAATAACAATTGAGTCGAAAAGAGCTTACAATGTAATGAATAAATCTGAAACTAAGCAGAAACATTCTTTGTAAAAAGCTCTTCAAATAGTCAGAGGaagcaacaacaaaaatactCTAGAAAACTACATAAACTAAGCATTATAAGTATCAATgcatatataaacaaatgaaGCAACACATTGAAGATGTTCTTTTTTTATCTAATCATTGGACACAGTGATTGTGATTCCCTCTTCCTCTTATGATTCCTGTCCTTCATCAATCTTTTCTCCTCAAGTGCCCACTCTTTCTTCAAAACCTTCCACTTGTACTCAAAAGTGTCACTAAGTCTTGCTGCAATTCTGAAAACATCATCTCTTCGAGGGTAACACATTCCATGATTGAATACAAACCTCATGTCATCAGCAAATTCATCAGGCGATGAATATGATTTCAATTTGCCCTCAATATCTTTCAAACCAATTGCCTTCTTCACTTTTGACTTGTTCTCTAAGCAACCCTTCAAAAACTTGATATCAAGAGGTGCTTTCAAAGCCCAACCATCTCTTCCTTCTACCATCCTCTTCACAATAACCCAACATTGCATTCTTTTGTAATGTTCCATtggcttctttttcttctcttccttAACCATCAACTCAGTTCCACCATTGCAAtcattcttcttctttaggCAACAAGAGGGTTTATCCTTTGAGTGATCTATTGCATGAAACTTTGAGTCGATCTTCTTGTTATCCTTCTTTTGTAGTGGTTGGTTTGCATCAAGCCAATAGCAAGAAACTATTGGCTTTTCCATTCTTCTTTTCTTGTTGCTTCCTTGAGCTTGAGAATCATCTTCTTGAGAACCATGTGGATAAGATAATTTTATTATGAGCCTTTTCCTAGTTTGTTGATGATCAAATGAAGCCATGATGAATTAATTAACAAAGCAAGAATAGTATTCTAGGAAGATTGATGTAAAACGAAATACAATAGTGTTCTTTATATAGAGTATTAGTAATCTTGGCAGTCAAGTTTAATCttttataatcaaatcttttaaaaagatttgatttttgataaaaattaaatcttttaaAACTTATCTAatcctttttctttctttttttcattcttaTTATCTACTTGCACCCGAACAAAAATCTTTACAAAGATTTAATTTTCTTGAAAGAACGATATGATTGGCAATCAACATTTAATGCGTCAAACATATAACCGTTATGCTTCATTAACGTTttctttattcattttttttttttttatcaaatcagTAACTTAAATTTCCTTATTaaagaattaattaataaaaaaagaaaagataaattttaagtgaacattttttttttttgaaggataagtgaacatttattttaaggcaaatgctaaatagtgccaccgggacactctttaagcccttaaatagtaagttttttatagaatttttatggaaatgcgtaaagtcaacgcattgaaaattggagtgtttaattttttgaataaaaagtttcttttaatggaatgtttaaagagtgcccagggggcactcgttagcaagacccttatttTAATCTTAGAAATTTTTGACATGTCAATTTAGtctataacaaaaataaaattcaaattaatttttgtattaGAGACAAATTAGTCCCCTGATTCGTTATAATAAATAGACTAATTTGTCCTTACTATAAAAATGTGAGggaataattaaattaaatttttgttaggATTGAATTGTCTCCTCAGTTATTTATTTGTAAGCAACTAAAATtcatctaaattttattttattttattttttttggtttcaccTTCTGGTTTCTAGGGAAAGGTAGTGCTAATAGTCCAGAGTTCAGGCAatttctggcatcaagtggttctagtcCCCTCCCAAATACAGTTacggggatcgaactgtggtcctccgtACCAAGTACAGCgccaatcatcactgaaccaactaacatttggt
This genomic interval from Trifolium pratense cultivar HEN17-A07 linkage group LG6, ARS_RC_1.1, whole genome shotgun sequence contains the following:
- the LOC123892662 gene encoding transcription factor GTE5, chloroplastic-like, translated to MASFDHQQTRKRLIIKLSYPHGSQEDDSQAQGSNKKRRMEKPIVSCYWLDANQPLQKKDNKKIDSKFHAIDHSKDKPSCCLKKKNDCNGGTELMVKEEKKKKPMEHYKRMQCWVIVKRMVEGRDGWALKAPLDIKFLKGCLENKSKVKKAIGLKDIEGKLKSYSSPDEFADDMRFVFNHGMCYPRRDDVFRIAARLSDTFEYKWKVLKKEWALEEKRLMKDRNHKRKRESQSLCPMIR